The genomic interval GGCGCAGCACTGGGGCATCCGCCTGCACACCATCGCCATCACCGACCCGCCGGAAATGAAAACGATTCAGACGCCGGAAGGTCCCGTTGAAATTGAAGAAGAACCGCTGGTGCAGGAACGTATTCTTCAGAAAATGGCCGAAGAGACCGGCGGCATCTACCGTCGCGCCACCGATGAAGCCTCTCTGCGCGATGTTTATAATGAAATCAACACCATGGAGAAATCCGAAATCGAGTCGGACCGTTATCACACCTTTAAAGATGTATTCCAGCCCTTCGCGATACTAGGACTTCTTCTCCTGATTTTCCATACTGTACTCTCCACCACGTGGCTCAGGAGGATTCCGTAAAATGAAGAATGTAGAATCAGGAATTAAGAATGGTGGGTCTGCGGCACTTTTGTATGGGTGGCCGGAGCATCGCCTACTATTCATTCTTCATTCTGAAAACTTAATTCTTAATTTCATGGAGGCGCGCCTCCAATGCTGATCTATTTCTACCATCCTGCCGCCCTGCTCTGGCTGTGGATCGTTCCGGTAATTGCCGGGCTGTTCATCTATTCCTCGGTCAAACGCAAAAAAGCCGTTTCCGCATTCGGAGCCGGCGCACATTTCATCAGCCGGAAACGCGAAGCCTTCAGCGCCACCGCGGCCATCGGACTGATAATAATAGCCCTCGCCCGGCCGGCCTGGAATCTTGAAGAAACCAAACTGCAGGAAAGCGGGCGCGACGTCATCTTTCTGCTCGACGTCTCCCGCTCTATGTTGGCAGAGGATATGCATCCGAACCGCCTCGAAAATGCAAAAACAGCAATTCATGACTGCATCGAGGGGCTGTCCGGCGACCGCATCGGGCTCGTACTTTTTGCCGGATCAACCGAAATCCGTTGCCCGTTGACAGTCGATTACGACTATTTCCGCATGGCCCTTCGTAATGCTTCGCCCGATAGCGTGGCGGCCGGTGGAACCATGATTGCGCATGCGCTGGAACGCACGGTCGAGAAGCTGGTGACGGACGAAAAAGCCGGCATGGTTGACCTTATTCTGATAACCGACGGCGAAGACCAGAAGGATGGCCCCGATGAAGTGGAGGCTGTCCGGAAGCTGGAAGAGGCCGGTGTACGCTTCATCGGTATCGGACTGGGCGACCGTTCACGCGGAAGCCGTATTGCAATTGTTGATGAAGAAACCGGAGTACGCTCGTATCTTAAAAGCGGTAATCAGGAAATCTGGACCCGCCTCAATTCTGAAACGCTGCGCCGTATGGCCGGGGCAATTCAGGACGGCATCTATTTTGATGTCGGTAACGGACCATTCAATCTGGCACAGATCTATCGACAGATCATGGTTGATGCCGAACGGACGGCAACCGACAAACAGGTAATGGAACGGTATGAGGAAAAATTCCATCTGTTTCTTTCCGGTGCAGTCATCCTGCTGCTGATTTCCAACCGCTGGAGGAAACCGTCATGATTTCCAAAATACTGCCTCTGCTGCTTACAGTAACGCTGGTGCAGGCCGCACCGAAAACCTTCAAGGCGGGAAACAAGGCCCTGGCGGAAGGCCGCCTTGATGAAGCCATCAATCTGTACCATGAAGCGATTGCCGAAGCTCCGGAATCGGGCGAACTCTATTTCAATCTGGGCAATGCACAGTACCGCTCCGGAAGCTATGAAGAGGCGATGGCATCCTATGAGCTCGCGGCCTCCATGACGGAATCGGATTACACACGCGGCCGCAGCTGGTACAACATGGGCAACTGCATGGTCAAAGCAGGAGAGAACCTCCGGGAAACCGATCCGCATGCGGCGGCCGAATACTGCCGGCAGGCGGCCTGGTTCTACCGCATGGCACTGGACTACGATGCCTCGTTTACCGATGCCGCATACAATCTGGAAATGAGCCAGCGTATCGTGGCCGGCATCGAGGAGGAAATACAGCAGAAGGAAGAGGACGAACAGAAACAGAACGAACTCATTACCTACATCCGGGAAAAACTGATGGAGTTTATTGAACGGCAGAACAAACTGCTGGAAACTCAGGATGTCGGCGAAGCCCAGAAACAGCTGGAGAATGAGACGCGGGAATTGGCGGAACTGATCGAAGCTTCCGGGCTGCATGCTGATATTCCGATGCCCGACGGAAACGCAGCCCCCGGCCCCCTGAAAGAGACCTGGGAACATACGGTTAAAGCAGCCGAAGCCATGGCCGTTCCGGATCAGCCGACAGCGCTGGAGGAGCTGACCGCGGCGCTTGGTTCCGCGCCCGAGGATCCCAATCAGCAGGAGGGCGAATCCGACGAGGAGTCGGAGGACTACGAAGACTATGATATGGAATATGAGGAGTCGGATCAGGATGCGGATATGTACGAAGAAGCCGATCCGTTCGGTGATTTTTCCGAGTACGAAGAGATTCGCGGCGTTCCGCCGCCGAACCAGACCGAGATGGATATTCTTGCTGAAGAAATCAGAAATCAGGAACGGCGGAAACAAAAGAAGTCCGGCGAATACAAAGCGGTTGAGAAAGACTGGTAATATGAAGAAGCTTATTCTATTGGCAAGTTTAATCGTTGCGGGCCCCGCGTTGGCCGCGACCAATTTCTATGCCTACGCAACAGCCTCAGAAACCAATGTGTATCTCGGGCAGGTTTTCAATGTGGATGTCATTGTCAAATCCGGGGCCAAGCCTGACGCTCCCGAATTTCAGACCCCGGAATTCAACACCACCGTGCTGGTGTCCGGACAGGAAACCAGCGAGGAGAATACCTGGCTATACCGTTATGCCCTTCGTCCGAAACAGGAGGGCGAACTGACCGTTCCGGCACTGCGCTTCGGAAGCGTATCTTCCGGGCCCATCCGAATCACAGCAAATAAGCCGGCGACCTCGGACCGGATGAAACTGGAACAAAGTGTTTCTGCAGCTTCCGTCTACGTCGGCGAACCGCTCCTGCTGAAAACCCGATGGGACAGCACCTACCCGTTCGGAGCCATCAAAGCGGTCGATTTTCATTTTCCGATTCTCAACGATAAACGGTTCCAGGTTCTGGAAATCTATGAACCCGACAAAGAAAAGCAGGCCAATGCCACCGGTCTGCCGGTACACGGAACACGTGTACTGGCCTCGCGGAAAAGCTATCAGGTCAACGGCACACAGCATCAGAGTCTGGAATTCAGCAAAATCCTGATCCCGAAAAAAAGCGGACGCATTGTGGTCGCGCCGGCCACACTGCTCTGCGCTGCGGAACAGGAACAAAACCTTAAAACCAAACCCCGCCGTTCGGCATTTCAATATCCGGCTTATTTCGACAATACATTTTTCGACCACAATGTTTCCGGCGACAAATGGATACGGATTTATACCGAATCCAAACCGCTTGAAATCGATGTAAAACCATTGCCCCAGGACGGGCGGCCCGATCTTTTCAACGGCATGGTCGGCGAATTTGATATTGAAGTCACCGCCGAACCAACCGCTGTTCGTGTAGGCGAACCGATCACCCTGACGGTTACCATAACGTCTTCGAACTATATGGAGAATATTTTCTTCGCATCCCTGCGTTACCAGCCCAACCTCGTCAACCGGTTCGAGATTCCCTCCGACCGCTCGCTGCCGGAGCGCAAAGGAAAGTCCAAAATCTACACACAGACGATCCGGCCGCTTTCACTTAGTAATACTGAAATTCCTCCGATTCAGCTGGCCTATTTCAGTCCGACGCAGGAAAAATATGTAATCAAAGAATCCCGTCCCATTCCACTGCAGGTGTCCGCCGCTGAAGAAATCGGTGTATTCGGCGGATCATTCTATAAGAATCCGCTCCGCTCCGTGGAGGAGGGTATTCGCCAGAATTATGAAAATCCGGACATGCTTAAATCGCGCCGCCTTCCGCTTTTCGGATGGGCCCATCCGGTCATTGTTCTGCTCATCCTGCTGCTTCCTCCGGCTGTGGCGGGTGGATATTCCGCAGCATCACTCTTCGGCGAGAAAAAACATTACATTCACCGCACGGCCAAAGCCGCACGGGCCTTCAAAGTGTTCCGGAAAAATGTGGCTCATATTAAATCACACACCATGAAAACAGAGATTTACGGCGATCTTGACCAATGTCTGCGCGCCTATCTGGGCGACCGGCTGCACCTTGTGCCCGGAGCACTCTCCTTCAGGGATGCGGAAATGCGCCTGATGGAAGTCGGTGCTGATGACCAGACTCTGAAAGATCTGAAAAACCTCTTTGCTTTGTGTGAAGCGTACCGCTTTGCGCGGGATTTTAATGAAACAGGAAATGCTGATGACATTGTGCGTGAAGCCATCCGTATCGTCCGTACCGTTGAGAGGAAACTGAAATGAAAAAACTGCTCCTCCTTATTTTTTTCGCTGTATCGGTTTTTCCGGCTTTCGGAAAAGACTACCAGTTGCAGGCACTCGAAGATGCCCATACCGCTTTCAAAACTGCCACCGATCCCGCCGGCTATGCCAAGGCGGCCGAACGTTACGAATCGCTCATTGAAGAGGAAGGTATCCGTAACGGACATCTATTTTATACGGCCGGAAATGCGTGGTTTATGGCCGGAGATATGGGCCGTGCTATTCTGAATTACCGCCGCGCAGAACAGTATCTGCCCAACGATGCCGACCTGCAGCATAATCTGTCTGAAGCTCTGAAACTGCGTCCGGATCTGATTCCGGAAAAAGAGCCCAACCCCATGACGGCCCGGCTGCTGGGCTGGCACCTGAACACTTCCACCCGCTTCCGATGGATACTGTTCTCCATCTTTTGGATCAGCTTCTGGGGCGCATGGTTCTGGAAACAGCGCACCTCCCGGAAAGAAGCCCGGATCACAACAGCGGCCTGCGGCCTTGTTTCGGCTGTACTGCTGCTCTCACTGATAACAGAGAGCGTCATGAATACAAAAGCCCGGCCGGGTGTGGTTACTGCCGGGGAAGTTGTTGCACGTAAGGGCGACGGTCCAATGTATGCGCCGGCTTTTCTGGATCCGTTGCATGCGGGCACAGAATTTCATTGTTTGGAAGAACGTGAAAACTGGTGGCATATTGAACTGGCTGACGGCCGGGCCTGCTGGATTCCCTCCCACACAGCACAAACGGTGGCTTTACCCTAAAAGCTGACGGACCATACTGATAACTTTGTCGGGCGTGAAGGGTTTTTCGAGAATGGAAGCATCTGCAGGAACCCCTTCTTCGTTGAGCTGGGAACGGGAATATCCCGACATAAAGAGCACCTTGATATCCGGATAAAGCTCCGCCGCCGCCATCGCCAGCTCTGCCCCCCAAGACCGGGCATAACCACATCGGTGAACAGCAGGTCGATTTTACCTTTGTGATTTCGCGCAACCTTAATACCTTCCCACCCCTCTTCAGCCTGCAGAATATTGTAATCCTGCGTTTCCAGCGTCTGAGCCACCAGCGTAAGAATCATCGGGTCGTCCTCCACCAGCAGAATCGTCGGCCGATCGGCCTGAATTTTTTCAGGGGAGTCACCCTCAGCAAGTTCGGACTTTGAAGCATCCTGCTCGATGTCTTTTTCCGGTTTTTTAGCTCCGTGATAGGCATCATCTGCAAGATCAATTACCGGAAGATATATATAGAAGGTTGTCCCGGAGCCCAGTTTACTGCGCACATCAATAAAACCGTCATTCTCTTTCATGATGCTCTTCACGATGGAGAGTCCCAGACCGGTCCCTTTTCCGGAACTTTTCGTCGTGAAGAATGCCTCGAAAATACGGTCGATAATTTCTTCATCTATGCCATGGCCGGTATCGTGCACTGAAATTTCGGCATAGGTTCCCTCTGCCAGTTTATCCGGCTTACGGCATTCGCCGTGTGCAACGTTCCTGCTGCTCACCTTAATGGTAATCCGACCGCCGTTCGGCATCGCATCGCGGGCATTAACCGCCAGATTCATCAGCACCTGTCCCATCTGGACCGGATCAGCATTCACATAAATCGGGGTATCATGCGGCTTGGTCACCAGCGTAATTTTTTCGCCGATCAGTCGTGCGAGCATT from Verrucomicrobia bacterium S94 carries:
- a CDS encoding VWA domain-containing protein, whose product is MLIYFYHPAALLWLWIVPVIAGLFIYSSVKRKKAVSAFGAGAHFISRKREAFSATAAIGLIIIALARPAWNLEETKLQESGRDVIFLLDVSRSMLAEDMHPNRLENAKTAIHDCIEGLSGDRIGLVLFAGSTEIRCPLTVDYDYFRMALRNASPDSVAAGGTMIAHALERTVEKLVTDEKAGMVDLILITDGEDQKDGPDEVEAVRKLEEAGVRFIGIGLGDRSRGSRIAIVDEETGVRSYLKSGNQEIWTRLNSETLRRMAGAIQDGIYFDVGNGPFNLAQIYRQIMVDAERTATDKQVMERYEEKFHLFLSGAVILLLISNRWRKPS
- a CDS encoding tetratricopeptide repeat protein, which encodes MISKILPLLLTVTLVQAAPKTFKAGNKALAEGRLDEAINLYHEAIAEAPESGELYFNLGNAQYRSGSYEEAMASYELAASMTESDYTRGRSWYNMGNCMVKAGENLRETDPHAAAEYCRQAAWFYRMALDYDASFTDAAYNLEMSQRIVAGIEEEIQQKEEDEQKQNELITYIREKLMEFIERQNKLLETQDVGEAQKQLENETRELAELIEASGLHADIPMPDGNAAPGPLKETWEHTVKAAEAMAVPDQPTALEELTAALGSAPEDPNQQEGESDEESEDYEDYDMEYEESDQDADMYEEADPFGDFSEYEEIRGVPPPNQTEMDILAEEIRNQERRKQKKSGEYKAVEKDW
- a CDS encoding response regulator; the encoded protein is MGLKNKILLIVFAASVAASVVTGAALVFVFKLMGMLECAESPVPMVAATLVCLLSMLFMLVLLIILLSKNVIMPAVEREMLESERKMLNEQLHHSQKMEAVGRLAGSIAHDFNNLLTIIDGYSSLIVADPKGEDTPQHANEVIEAARKASFITRKLLSFSQKEKTEPVTLDLNSTLQDTDKMLARLIGEKITLVTKPHDTPIYVNADPVQMGQVLMNLAVNARDAMPNGGRITIKVSSRNVAHGECRKPDKLAEGTYAEISVHDTGHGIDEEIIDRIFEAFFTTKSSGKGTGLGLSIVKSIMKENDGFIDVRSKLGSGTTFYIYLPVIDLADDAYHGAKKPEKDIEQDASKSELAEGDSPEKIQADRPTILLVEDDPMILTLVAQTLETQDYNILQAEEGWEGIKVARNHKGKIDLLFTDVVMPGLGGQSWRWRRRSFIRISRCSLCRDIPVPSSTKKGFLQMLPFSKNPSRPTKLSVWSVSF